A window of the Eremothecium cymbalariae DBVPG#7215 chromosome 5, complete sequence genome harbors these coding sequences:
- a CDS encoding bZIP transcription factor (similar to Ashbya gossypii AEL222C): MDSGRGSSDAKASLEELEKKGLLTPAGVVVPEMAAAAAAAAAAAAAGVGGAEGMGTNGGTQQGIPGMPMSVRAQQFQQVMQENGVGNSSGNLASTPGGVVGGSSGSSSGSQPPLIQLPSMSMPSLMYQLSHHPPPQHHTGIPQIPVLKQHGQGQGQQGQQGQQQQQGQQGQQGLTSGPQQDASGAGTAVNGSGAGLPLLSTTTSTQGIQAIQLNEGEHINSNGQLIGRSGKPLRNTKRAAQNRSAQKAFRQRREKYIKDLEIKAKQYDKLEQELFLLRRENQELKIRLTEMEKLT; encoded by the coding sequence ATGGACAGTGGGCGTGGATCTTCGGACGCGAAGGCGTCGTTGGAGGAGCTTGAGAAGAAGGGGTTGTTGACGCCGGCGGGGGTTGTAGTGCCTGAGATGGCggcggctgctgctgctgctgctgcggcggcggcggccGGGGTTGGTGGTGCAGAGGGGATGGGGACGAACGGGGGCACACAGCAGGGGATACCGGGGATGCCCATGTCGGTACGGGCGCAGCAGTTCCAGCAGGTTATGCAGGAGAACGGGGTGGGGAATAGTTCGGGGAATTTGGCGTCGACACCGGGCGGGGTGGTCGGGGGCAGCAGCGGGAGCAGCAGTGGGTCGCAGCCCCCGCTGATCCAGCTGCCCTCGATGAGTATGCCGTCTTTGATGTACCAGTTATCCCATCATCCACCGCCACAGCACCATACGGGGATTCCCCAAATCCCGGTGTTAAAACAGCACGGGCAGGGGCAGGGGCAGCAGGGGCAGCAGGggcaacagcagcagcagggGCAGCAGGGGCAGCAGGGTCTGACGAGTGGTCCGCAGCAGGATGCATCCGGGGCGGGCACTGCTGTGAACGGTAGCGGTGCTGGGCTCCCACTGTTATCTACCACGACGTCGACGCAGGGCATCCAGGCTATACAGCTGAACGAGGGTGAACACATCAATTCCAACGGCCAGCTGATCGGCAGGTCGGGCAAGCCCTTACGTAACACGAAGCGTGCTGCACAGAACAGAAGTGCACAAAAGGCGTTCAGGCAACGGAGAGAAAAGTACATTAAAGATCTGGAAATTAAAGCGAAACAGTACGATAAATTGGAACAGGAGTTGTTCTTGTTGAGAAGAGAAAACcaagaattgaaaataagGCTGACGGAGATGGAGAAATTGACCTAA
- the HSP78 gene encoding chaperone ATPase HSP78 (similar to Ashbya gossypii AEL223C), with protein MLRNMAFMRSLQRTCPSFAVRGPLRTLGGIRTVVVPNSFPDVRLSSGNIAVGTRYFSGGMNNWVANKNFNLNLSNKDSSQSALEQFGTNLTRLAKEGKLDPVIGRDQEISRAIQILSRRTKNNPVLIGRAGVGKTSLIDGLAQRIVKGEVPSSLANKELVVLDLGSLVAGAKYRGEFEERLKNVLDEIDKANGQVIVFIDEVHMLLGLGKTDGSMDASNILKPRLAKGMRCISATTFDEFKIIEKDPALTRRFQPIVLNEPSVPDTISILRGLKERYEVHHGVRITDSAIVSAAVLSNRYINDRFLPDKAIDLVDEACAVLRLQHESKPDSIQEIDRAIMTIEIELESLKKETDPVSTAKKESLTEELNSKRQELSRLTKIWETEKGEIESVKSVKAELEKAKIELEISQREGDYGKASELRYAKIPELERRITNNEQKGNKNNLLHDAVTSEDISKVISRMTGIPMETVFQGDKDRLLFMEDSLRKRVVGQNEAISAISDAVRLQRAGLTNDKRPIASFMFLGPTGTGKTELTKALAQFLFDNESYVVRFDMSEFQEKHTVSRLIGAPPGYVMSESGGQLTEAVRRKPYAVVLFDEFEKAHPDICKVLLQVLDEGKLTDSQGHHVDFRNTIIVMTSNIGQDILLNDQELGTDGKVSDSTKTRVLDAVKRSYPPEFINRIDDLLVFNRLSKDVLRSIVDIRLKEIQERLADKRMSLKLTADAKEWLTERGYDPAYGARPLNRLIHKQVLNPMAMYLLKGQLRNEETIEVVVENEKLVVKPNHEENEDQKKVEITTVNE; from the coding sequence ATGCTGAGAAACATGGCTTTTATGCGCTCATTGCAGCGAACGTGCCCTTCTTTTGCAGTTAGAGGACCGCTTAGGACGCTTGGAGGAATACGGACTGTTGTTGTGCCAAATAGCTTCCCTGATGTTAGGTTATCCTCGGGAAATATTGCTGTCGGTACCAGGTACTTCTCCGGTGGGATGAATAATTGGGTAGCAAACAAGAACTTTAATTTGAATTTATCTAACAAGGACTCCTCGCAATCCGCGCTCGAGCAATTTGGAACAAATCTTACCCGATTGGCGAAGGAGGGGAAGCTGGACCCTGTAATTGGCCGTGACCAGGAGATTTCACGCGCAATTCAAATTTTATCGCGCAGGACTAAGAATAATCCTGTTCTGATTGGGCGTGCAGGCGTTGGTAAAACTTCTCTGATTGATGGACTGGCGCAACGTATTGTTAAGGGAGAAGTGCCGAGCTCTCTTGCTAATAAGGAACTGGTGGTGTTGGACTTAGGGTCTCTTGTGGCGGGCGCAAAGTACAGGGGAGAGTTTGAAGAACGACTCAAGAACGTTTTAGACGAGATAGATAAGGCTAATGGGCAAGTAATTGTATTTATTGATGAGGTACACATGCTCTTAGGGTTAGGAAAGACAGATGGATCTATGGACGCttctaatattttgaaaccTAGATTGGCAAAAGGTATGAGATGTATTAGTGCAACGACCTTTGATGAGTTTAAGattattgaaaaggatCCGGCGTTAACTAGAAGGTTCCAGCCTATAGTGTTAAATGAACCCTCGGTTCCAGATACAATCTCGATCTTGAGGGGTTTAAAGGAGAGGTATGAGGTCCATCATGGTGTTAGAATTACAGATTCCGCAATCGTATCCGCGGCTGTATTGTCCAATAGGTATATTAACGATAGGTTTTTGCCTGATAAGGCCATTGATCTCGTAGATGAGGCTTGTGCTGTATTAAGATTACAACATGAGTCGAAGCCCGATTCTATCCAGGAAATTGACCGTGCTATTATGACCATTGAAATTGAACTGGAATCTTTAAAGAAGGAGACAGATCCAGTATCTACCGCAAAGAAGGAATCTTTGACAGAagaattaaattcaaagagGCAAGAGTTGTCCCGATTGACAAAGATTTGGGAAACTGAAAAGGGTGAAATTGAATCTGTGAAATCTGTGAAGGCAGAATTAGAAAAAGCGAAGattgaattggaaatttCACAAAGAGAAGGTGACTATGGTAAGGCTTCTGAGTTGCGTTATGCCAAAATTCCAGAGTTGGAAAGACGTATAACTAACAATGAACAAAAGggtaataaaaataactTGCTACATGACGCGGTTACCTCAGaggatatttcaaaagtGATTTCAAGAATGACGGGGATACCCATGGAAACTGTGTTCCAAGGGGATAAAGATCGTCTGCTATTCATGGAAGATTCACTGAGAAAAAGGGTTGTTGGCCAAAACGAAGCTATAAGTGCTATTTCAGATGCAGTTAGACTCCAAAGAGCTGGTTTGACTAATGACAAGAGACCTATTGCAAGTTTTATGTTTTTGGGACCCACTGGTACAGGGAAGACAGAATTAACCAAAGCGTTGGCCCAATTTCTATTTGATAACGAATCCTATGTTGTACGATTTGATATGAGCGAATTCCAGGAAAAACACACAGTATCACGTTTGATCGGTGCTCCACCAGGTTATGTTATGAGCGAAAGTGGAGGCCAGTTAACGGAGGCTGTTAGAAGAAAGCCTTATGCTGTAGTgttatttgatgaattcgAGAAGGCTCATCCTGATATTTGTAAGGTTTTATTACAAGTATTGGATGAAGGTAAATTGACGGATTCCCAAGGCCATCATGTCGACTTCCGCAACACGATAATTGTGATGACATCAAACATTGGACAAGATATTTTGTTAAACGACCAAGAATTGGGTACAGATGGCAAAGTGAGTGATAGTACTAAGACTAGAGTTTTAGATGCTGTAAAGCGTTCCTATCCTCCAGAATTTATCAACCGTATTGATGATCTTCTGGTCTTCAATAGACTATCAAAGGATGTTTTGCGTTCCATTGTGGATATCAGATTGAAAGAAATCCAAGAAAGACTAGCGGACAAAAGAATGTCTTTAAAGCTGACCGCTGATGCAAAGGAATGGCTAACAGAACGGGGTTATGATCCAGCGTATGGCGCAAGACCACTCAACAGGTTGATACATAAGCAAGTCTTGAACCCCATGGCTATGTATCTATTGAAGGGTCAGTTAAGAAATGAAGAGACtattgaagttgttgttgaaaatgaaaaattggttGTGAAACCAAATCACGAAGAAAATGAggatcaaaaaaaagttgagATAACCACCGTTAATGAATGA
- the RKM4 gene encoding ribosomal lysine N-methyltransferase (similar to Ashbya gossypii AEL225C), with the protein MVETFNDVSEGFMRWLVESGVEISPKVKLVDFREQGQNRCLIAGDKICKDETLFTLPTSLLLNVENSALVQKSESIRLSLLTEIGHWEGLIICLFYESHVLKEKSKWWPYLRVFPDPSHMDNLMYWEDEELAKLKPSLVLSRVGKDSAREMYHRTLDYVSEWGVDELTKMSWDSFVHVASIIMAYSFDYRLPKDTDDDDEEDESDDEIEEGGTVESDGLIKSMVALADMLNSDTNLVNANLIYADDVLKMVAVKDIEPHEQIYNIYGEYPNAEILRRYGYVEWTGSKYDYAEIEQETIIKKVSDHLDVTTSFLQGVVEILSSHDNWIEELFDFEDVMLEIYDCYVDGTVTPQSVFLLQLLCTIAQIPGIMELSKDSLNVQVRKMSKKILQLLEGGRITKNTARIWEHIIDSKLKNYPTSAFLDYPVNGTNLSDDVSMRRKRMAECVLRCEVRSFQNCVKALERSYKIIEDEKLLKNVLKRKIEDLEQKTVKKVKRDTLQQ; encoded by the coding sequence ATGGTAGAAACATTCAATGATGTATCAGAGGGGTTCATGAGGTGGTTGGTGGAATCTGGAGTGGAAATTTCTCCTAAGGTCAAACTGGTGGATTTCCGCGAACAAGGTCAAAATCGATGCCTCATCGCTGGTGATAAAATATGTAAAGATGAAACTCTTTTTACTTTACCGACGTCTCTTTTGCTTAATGTTGAGAACAGCGCATTGGTTCAGAAATCGGAGTCGATTAGGCTGTCTTTGCTCACTGAAATTGGCCACTGGGAGGGTTTAATTATATGCCTATTTTATGAGAGCCATGTATTGAAGGAGAAATCTAAATGGTGGCCATATTTGAGGGTATTTCCCGATCCTTCCCATATGGATAATCTTATGTATTGGGAGGATGAGGAACTTGCGAAACTGAAGCCCTCTTTGGTGTTATCGCGAGTCGGGAAGGATTCTGCGAGAGAGATGTATCACAGGACATTGGACTATGTTAGTGAATGGGGTGTTGATGAGTTAACTAAGATGTCATGGGATTCTTTTGTGCACGTTGCGTCTATAATTATGGCTTATTCATTTGATTATAGGCTACCCAAGGAtactgatgatgatgacgaagaagatgaaagtgatgatgagataGAGGAAGGCGGTACAGTTGAGTCGGATGGCCTCATCAAAAGCATGGTGGCCCTTGCTGATATGTTGAATTCGGATACGAATTTAGTGAACGCAAATTTGATATATGCGGATGACGTTCTAAAAATGGTTGCCGTCAAAGATATTGAGCCCCACGAACAGATTTACAACATATACGGTGAATATCCTAACGCAGAGATTTTAAGGCGTTACGGGTATGTTGAATGGACAGGTTCTAAATACGATTATGCGGAAATAGAACAAGAaactattattaaaaaagtaTCGGATCACTTAGACGTTAcaacttcttttcttcaagGCGTTGTTGAGATATTATCCAGCCATGACAATTGGATCGAAGAGCTTTTCGACTTTGAGGACGTGATGCTTGAGATTTATGATTGTTATGTCGATGGTACGGTAACTCCTCAAAGTGTGTTTCTGCTCCAGTTATTATGTACAATAGCTCAAATTCCTGGAATTATGGAATTATCGAAGGATAGTCTTAACGTGCAAGTACGAAAAATGTCTAAAAAGATACTTCAGTTATTGGAAGGCGGTCGTATCACTAAAAATACTGCTAGAATATGGGAGCATATAATTGACAgcaaattgaaaaattatccAACAAGTGCGTTTCTAGATTATCCAGTTAATGGCACCAATCTCAGCGATGACGTTTCTATGCGAAGAAAGCGCATGGCTGAATGCGTCTTAAGGTGCGAGGTGAGGTCATTTCAAAACTGCGTGAAAGCCCTAGAAAG
- the SWM1 gene encoding Swm1p (similar to Ashbya gossypii AEL221C): MGYTDSQVHSYHYQNDQQMVLRWAKEIFPLPDEIEMKGKSNAAASSGTGSNLTANAAAGSGSTPIGPTSTHIIGTTSAPHGLVNQYWDCFDDEEQWTMFHGLKMSCNGDLYKDGILLGNNFHRSDRVAAMNIATKPHGPSTTASSHAHHHHPNQGSRPSN, translated from the coding sequence ATGGGCTACACAGACTCACAAGTACACTCCTACCACTATCAGAACGACCAACAGATGGTCCTCCGCTGGGCAAAAGAAATCTTCCCCCTCCCGGACGAGATCGAGATGAAGGGAAAGTCGAACGCCGCCGCCAGCAGCGGTACAGGTTCCAACCTCACAGCAAACGCTGCCGCAGGCTCCGGCTCTACCCCCATCGGCCCCACGTCAACCCACATCATCGGCACCACCTCTGCCCCCCACGGCCTTGTTAACCAGTACTGGGACTGTTTCGACGACGAGGAACAATGGACCATGTTCCACGGCCTAAAGATGTCCTGCAACGGTGATCTCTACAAAGACGGCATCCTGCTAGGCAACAACTTCCACCGCAGCGACAGAGTCGCTGCCATGAACATCGCCACCAAACCCCACGGGCCCTCAACCACGGCAAGCTCTCATgcccaccaccaccaccccAACCAGGGCTCCCGCCCATCCAATTAG
- the STI1 gene encoding Hsp90 cochaperone STI1 (similar to Ashbya gossypii AEL224W), whose protein sequence is MTSAEEYKKEGNAAFVAKDFKRAVELFTNAIQESEEPNHVLYSNRSGAYASLKKFDEALSDATECVKIKADWSKGHNRLGAAHFGLGNLDEAEESYKKALELDATNKAAKDGLEQVQAAQQRRQQPDLGFGQMFQDPNLIEKLKNNPKTAEMMKDPQLVAKVLQFRNNPQLMSQELLKDSRMMTIMAALLGIDLSMDPSDLGGTPKDGGEPATTTSSNEKPVGSSSENSSSVNTNTEAPGKTQTPPEPMEVDLDRENAEKAKAEGNQLYKQRKFDEAIAKYEEAWNLQKDITYLNNRAAAEYEKGDYNSAIKTLNEAVEQGRELRADYKVIAKSFARLGNAYYKLDEVKKAVEYYEKSLTEHRTPDVLNKLRNLEREIKKREAEAYIDPEKAEKARLDGKEYFTKGDWPSAVKAYSEMIMRAPHDARGYSNRAAALSKLMSFPDAIKDCDKAIEIDPSFVRAYIRKATAQIAVQEYSAAIETLDVARTKDAEVNNGSSIREIDQLYVKATQQRFQPANTNESPEETYARAVKDPEVASILQDPVMQSILAQAQQNPAALQEHMKNPEVFKKMQTLIAAGIIRTR, encoded by the coding sequence ATGACTTCTGCTGAAGAATACAAGAAGGAAGGTAACGCTGCCTTTGTTGCAAAGGATTTTAAAAGAGCGGTGGAATTATTTACGAATGCTATACAAGAGTCTGAAGAGCCCAATCACGTGTTGTATTCGAACAGGTCTGGTGCATATGCATCgttaaagaagtttgaCGAAGCCCTATCTGATGCAACTGAGTGCGTGAAAATTAAGGCAGATTGGTCGAAAGGTCACAATCGGTTGGGTGCTGCGCATTTTGGTCTAGGTAATTTGGATGAGGCTGAAGAGAGTTACAAGAAAGCGTTGGAGTTGGATGCAACTAACAAAGCAGCTAAGGATGGTTTAGAGCAAGTTCAAGCGGCTCAGCAAAGACGGCAACAACCTGACTTGGGTTTTGGGCAAATGTTCCAAGATCCAAACTTGAttgagaagttgaagaataatCCCAAGACTGCTGAGATGATGAAGGATCCTCAATTGGTTGCTAAGGTATTGCAATTCCGGAACAATCCGCAGCTCATGAGTCAGGAACTTTTGAAGGATTCCAGAATGATGACAATTATGGCGGCACTATTGGGCATTGATTTGTCGATGGACCCAAGCGATCTGGGCGGCACACCAAAGGATGGCGGAGAGCCAGCAACAACCACAAGCTCCAATGAGAAGCCTGTGGGGTCAAGTTCCGAAAATAGTTCGTCAGTTAATACTAATACAGAAGCTCCTGGAAAGACCCAGACACCACCGGAACCTATGGAGGTAGATTTGGATAGGGAGAATGCTGAGAAGGCCAAGGCTGAGGGTAACCAGTTGTACAAACAACGCAAGTTTGACGAAGCAATTGCCAAGTATGAGGAGGCATGGAACTTACAAAAGGATATCACGTATCTCAACAATCGTGCAGCTGCGGAGTATGAGAAGGGGGACTACAATTCTGCGATCAAGACCTTAAATGAAGCAGTTGAGCAAGGCAGAGAATTAAGGGCTGATTATAAGGTAATTGCAAAATCATTTGCTCGTTTGGGAAATGCTTACTATAAACTAGATGAGGTGAAGAAAGCAGTTGAATATTACGAGAAGTCATTGACTGAACACCGTACTCCGGATGTTTTGAATAAGTTAAGAAACTTGGAAAGAGAGATAAAAAAGAGAGAGGCTGAAGCGTACATCGACCCAGAGAAGGCAGAGAAGGCTCGTTTGGACGGTAAGGAGTATTTTACAAAGGGTGATTGGCCTAGTGCAGTTAAGGCATACTCCGAGATGATTATGAGAGCTCCTCATGACGCCAGAGGTTATTCTAACAGAGCAGCTGCCTTATCTAAACTAATGTCCTTCCCTGATGCAATTAAAGACTGCGATAAAGCCATTGAGATCGATCCAAGCTTCGTTAGAGCTTATATTAGAAAGGCCACTGCACAAATTGCAGTTCAGGAATACTCTGCTGCTATTGAAACTTTAGACGTTGCCCGTACCAAAGATGCGGAGGTGAATAACGGCTCAAGCATTAGAGAGATCGACCAATTATACGTTAAGGCTACGCAACAAAGATTCCAACCAGCAAATACTAATGAATCTCCAGAAGAAACATATGCGAGGGCCGTCAAGGATCCTGAAGTTGCCTCTATATTGCAAGATCCTGTAATGCAGTCTATTTTGGCACAAGCGCAGCAGAACCCAGCTGCTTTACAAGAGCATATGAAAAACCctgaagtttttaaaaagatgCAGACGTTAATTGCTGCTGGTATCATTCGTACCAGGTAG